In Vigna angularis cultivar LongXiaoDou No.4 chromosome 8, ASM1680809v1, whole genome shotgun sequence, one DNA window encodes the following:
- the LOC108344432 gene encoding uncharacterized protein LOC108344432 — MEVDIRSGVTQHTESLMLRNKSHLKSHGGNLTSLIKLGRRLKTIKKQTFKKRYGNLLSLMEVEVSSPAITAFAQYYDSPLRCFTFQDFQLAPTIEEFEHILGMPLEDTMPYQHLEHHASIATIAAIMKLHPKELEDRLVTRNQVRGLTQGFLEQHLHYLAEGEDWETFMDVLALTVYGIVLFPKVEGFVDYTAIDVFVAKKTRSENPVTAVLADVYGTMSFCHERKGKKILCCLSALYVWMTARLCKGSGDIRCPSKDPSHQGLKDKGGNEWAQFFASLNGGKVRWRLPWLETKPSIHYCGPFSNVPLIGTRYCINYNPILVQRQFGHPMKGAPSPEYLTTLFIYYEDGHFTEILRKVRSAWENVMRAEKDLRLGVIDDKINYHTWIWERVKEVKLPFKPIVQLAYEGPSRELESDEVKQLKIEMKKLREQNDRLGKELQTARNDLVDMRNDKEEKA; from the coding sequence ATGGAAGTCGATATAAGATCTGGTGTTACACAACATACTGAGTCCCtcatgttaagaaataaatcTCACCTGAAGAGTCACGGTGGAAACTTGACAAGTCTGATAAAGTTGGGCAGAAGGCTAAAAACCATAAAGAAACAAACCTTTAAGAAGAGATATGGTAACCTGTTGAGTCTAATGGAGGTAGAAGTGTCGTCGCCTGCTATCACAGCCTTCGCACAGTATTATGATTCCCCGCTAAGATGCTTCACCTTTCAAGATTTTCAGCTAGCACCAACTATAGAGGAGTTTGAGCACATTCTGGGAATGCCACTTGAGGATACCATGCCATATCAGCATTTGGAACATCATGCCTCTATCGCGACTATTGCTGCCATAATGAAACTACATCCCAAAGAACTTGAAGACAGGTTGGTAACAAGGAATCAAGTACGTGGACTGACACAAGGATTTTTGGAGCAACACTTGCATTATCTAGCAGAAGGAGAAGATTGGGAGACTTTCATGGATGTGTTAGCTCTTACCGTGTATGGCATCGTGTTATTTCCAAAAGTAGAGGGCTTTGTGGATTATACCGCAATTGATGTTTTCGTGGCAAAAAAGACGAGATCTGAGAATCCCGTAACAGCGGTCCTTGCGGATGTTTATGGGACCATGAGTTTTTGCCACgagagaaaagggaagaaaatacTTTGTTGTCTATCGGCGTTGTATGTGTGGATGACTGCGCGTCTATGTAAGGGGTCGGGTGATATCAGGTGTCCGTCGAAAGATCCTTCGCACCAAGGGCTCAAAGACAAAGGAGGGAATGAGTGGGCCCAATTCTTTGCCAGTTTGAATGGAGGAAAAGTAAGATGGCGTCTCCCTTGGCTTGAGACTAAGCCCTCTATCCATTATTGTGGCCCATTTTCCAATGTACCCCTCATAGGTACTCGATATTGCATAAATTATAACCCTATCTTGGTTCAAAGGCAATTCGGACATCCCATGAAAGGGGCACCCTCGCCGGAATACCTTACAACGTTGTTCATCTATTATGAGGATGGGCACTTCACTGAAATATTGAGGAAAGTCAGAAGTGCTTGGGAAAATGTTATGCGAGCAGAAAAGGATTTAAGATTGGGGGTGATCGAcgacaaaattaattatcacaCCTGGATCTGGGAAAGGGTAAAGGAAGTCAAATTGCCTTTCAAACCGATCGTTCAGCTAGCTTACGAAGGGCCATCCCGAGAACTAGAAAGCGATGAGGTGAAGCAATTGAAGATAGAGATGAAAAAACTGAGGGAGCAGAATGATAGGTTGGGAAAAGAATTGCAGACTGCGCGCAACGATTTGGTTGATATGAGgaatgataaagaagaaaaagcatAG
- the LOC108344431 gene encoding uncharacterized protein LOC108344431 — protein MESWEESQESIKAEMSQLKDQVGQILVALESLKATGESSSTLFGGNAHFYPPFFNATSQSIPFPLYGLPSGYTPPVGEYIEGGHVSFPIPTAIDILPITTHGPTSVSAPLVSTQTNEPITVEGTRMTTIPHMIVNHDSSARAASQTAARAGTDISNSAKNRLEILEEKIRSIEGMKNYGFGNVARLSLVLGVKIPYKFKAPEFEKYKGDTCPKNHLAMYCRKMAAYAYDDQLLIHVFQDSLVGVALNWYTHLEPSRIHCWADLADAFVKRYIYNTHVAPDRLQLQNMGKKDNETFKEYAQRWRELATQVEPPLFEKEMVAMFVNTLQPPFYEYMVGNVSANFADVVIIGERIEIGVKSGKIARKKKEGDVHATLAMPVWRGQAPSQNYRPYLGQPSYSANAAFAHPIRPQQQQGFYQSQPITSNAWRTGPSANPNPNAGQGGYPGRTQERNFVHFTPIPMTYTELLPHLVKRGLVAICPMIPLQPPYPRGYDADAKCSYHGEGVGHSTERCMAFKRKVQALIDAGWLKFQEDKPSIDTNPLSGHGNASTNSIEVKKHELLRDASKIRSSRRFIFKELLKLGFLNGDYDLERACGLHPCTEHSIEECVEFEKFLQDLLDRNLMQVCYEDKYEEVFAQTGMEPDVTLPEPLIIRFTRTTHTPVIQGRSPVVIHTPVPFPYKSEKAVPWRYGTHVVDEGQCIESQYSSQDLAVENISGIGGMTRSGRIFTPPNLTGRGSSNNETPMDANTKEHLKGKGVQVEETSDKADKKEISEEEACEFLKFIQQSEYKVVEQLNRMPARISLLELLMHSTSHRKLLMKVLSEAHVEHGISLNKFEGIVGNIIANNYLTFTDEEIPTEGRGHNKALHVSVKCLDHVIARVLVGNGSSLNVMPKSTLEKLPCEGMHMKPSSLVVRAFDGSKRVVMGEIELPVQVGPCVFQVTFQVMDILPAYSCLLGRPWIHSAGVVPSTLHQKLKYVMGDKLVIISGEEDLLVSGPSSTRYIEVAEEAPEIAFQSLEIVGNAYVEPFLASPRLSRASIMMAKVLLKEGYIPGKGLGKHGQGRTFPLKVVRNRNRYGIGYEPNKEDKRKLMEKRREHGLARIERREPRVEKIGIRDIKESFRSAGWINTGHVAAVEDEDSSECSSFVRACSPAAPLNNWETLSLPVMLNLNKIYDNESFENNNVDIPNFEHPIDNTEDDYEDDPEPSPELLRLVEQESKEIKPHQEDVEVLNLGEEGEIKEVKIGTSMKKEVREGLRALLKEFKDVFAWSYKDMPGLDTDIVQHKLPLKRECLPVKQRLRRMKPEMSLKIKEEIQKQFDAGFLAVAKYPQWVANIVPVPKKDGKVRMCVDYRDLNRASPKDNFPLPHIDTLVDNTAKYSLFSFMDGFSGYNQIKMALEDMEKTTFITLWGTFCYKVMSFGLKNAGATYQRAMVTLFHDMMHKEIEVYVDDMIAKSESEEEHVLNLKKLFERLRKYKLRLNPAKCTFGVKSGKLLGFVVSQKWIEVDPDKVRAISEMPAPSTEKEVRDFLGRLNYIARFISQLTATCEPMFKLLRKNQVMVWNEDCQAAFEKIKQYLQDPPVLRPPEPGRPLILYLTVLERSMGCVLGQYDEAGKKEHAIYYLSKKFTDCEQRYSSLERTCCALAWAAHRLRQYMLSHSTLLISKMDPIKFIFEKPALTGRIARWQVLLSEYDIVYVTQKSVKGNALAEYLAHQPISDYQPMQPEFPDEDIMALFKEGRKYRDEETWILLFDGASNMMGHGIGAVLISPEQQYMPMTSRLCFDCTNNIAEYEACAMGIRAAIEFKVKILDVYGDSALVINQLKGEWETRDAKLIPYQAYIKGLMECFDIITFNHIPREDNQLADALATLSSMFEVDPNTDLPVIEMKSHAEPAYCQFIKEEVDGKPWYFDIKHYLKTQEYPEKASENDKRSLRRLAGSFILSGDILYKRNHDTILLRCVDTKEAELILKEVHEGTFGTHMNGHSMARKILRACYFWLTMENDCCTHVRKCEKCQMHVDNINVSPTTLNVLSAPWPFSMWGMDVIGAIEPKASNGHRFILVAIDYFTKWVEAISYANVTRKVVTRFIKKELICRYGLPNKIITDNATNLNNRMMAELCEEFKIHHLNSSPYRPKMNEAVEAANKNIKKIVQKMVVTYKDWHEMLPFALHGYRTSVRTSTGATPFSLVYGMEAVLPFEVEIPSLRILLETQLEEAEWVQSRFDQLNLIEEKRLTATCHGQLYQRRMKKAFDKKIHPRGFHEAELVLKKILPIQRDFRGKWTPNYEGPFVVKRAFSGGALILTRMDGEELPLPVNSDAVKKFYA, from the exons ATGGAAAGCTGGGAAGAGTCACAAGAATCCATCAAAGCTGAAATGAGTCAGTTGAAGGACCAGGTTGGACAAATCTTGGTTGCCCTTGAATCCCTGAAGGCTACTGGAGAGTCTTCTTCTACACTGTTTGGCGGGAATGCCCATTTTTATCCCCCGTTTTTCAATGCTACGAGCCAATCGATTCCTTTCCCGTTGTATGGGTTACCCTCGGGATATACTCCTCCCGTAGGAGAATATATCGAAGGGGGGCATGTGTCGTTTCCCATCCCCACAGCTATTGATATCCTACCAATCACCACTCATGGACCTACCTCTGTGTCAGCTCCCTTGGTAAGTACTCAAACGAATGAACCGATCACAGTTGAAGGAACACGAATGACTACGATACCGCATATGATTGTTAACCACGATTCTTCAGCAAGAGCCGCATCACAAACCGCGGCGCGTGCAGGGACCGACATCAGTAACAGTGCTAAAAACCGACTGGAGATTCTGGAGGAAAAAATTAGGTCTATTGAAGGGATGAAAAATTATGGGTTCGGAAATGTTGCAAGACTAAGCTTGGTTCTTGGAGTAAAAATACCGTATAAGTTCAAGGCACCAGAATTCGAGAAGTACAAGGGTGATACATGCCCTAAGAACCATTTGGCCATGTATTGCAGAAAAATGGCTGCGTACGCATATGACGACCAGTTACTCATCCATGTTTTCCAAGACAGTTTGGTTGGGGTAGCATTAAACTGGTATACCCACTTGGAGCCCTCTCGAATCCATTGTTGGGCAGATCTAGCCGACGCCTTTGTAAAACGGTATATATACAACACGCATGTAGCACCGGACCGTCTGCAATTACAGAATATGGGAAAGAAAGACAATGAGACCTTCAAGGAATATGCTCAACGGTGGAGAGAATTGGCCACGCAAGTGGAGCCGCctttgtttgaaaaagaaatggtGGCAATGTTCGTAAATACGCTTCAGCCAccattttatgaatatatggTGGGGAATGTGTCCGCCAATTTCGCTGACGTCGTCATAATTGGCGAGAGGATAGAGATTGGGGTGAAGAGCGGGAAGATTGCAA gaaagaaaaaagagggaGACGTGCATGCAACATTGGCAATGCCTGTATGGAGAGGTCAGGCTCCTTCTCAAAATTATAGACCATACCTAGGCCAACCTTCATATTCAGCCAATGCGGCTTTTGCTCATCCAATCaggcctcaacaacaacaaggATTCTACCAATCACAACCCATCACAAGCAACGCTTGGAGGACTGGGCCAAGTGCAAATCCAAATCCGAATGCAGGTCAAGGCGGTTATCCGGGAAGAACCCAGGAAAgaaactttgtccacttcaccCCCATCCCCATGACTTACACTGAATTATTACCTCACCTCGTCAAAAGGGGTCTGGTTGCTATATGTCCAATGATACCCCTGCAGCCTCCATACCCTAGGGGTTATGATGCAGATGCCAAGTGTAGTTATCATGGGGAAGGCGTGGGTCACTCAACTGAGAGGTGTATGGCCTTTAAGCGTAAAGTGCAGGCCCTAATTGATGCTGGGTGGCTAAAATTTCAAGAAGATAAACCTAGCATTGATACTAATCCGTTATCCGGACATGGTAATGCCTCGACAAATTCCATTGAAGTTAAGAAGCATGAACTGTTAAGGGATGCAAGTAAGATCCGAAGTTCCAGAAGGTTTATTTTCAAGGAATTATTAAAGTTGGGATTTTTAAACGGGGATTATGATTTAGAAAGAGCATGTGGACTCCATCCATGCACGGAACACTCTATCGAGGAATGCGTTGAATTCGAAAAGTTTCTACAAGATCTGCTTGATAGGAATTTGATGCAAGTGTGTTATGAAGACAAGTATGAAGAGGTGTTTGCACAAACTGGTATGGAGCCAGATGTAACTTTGCCAGAGCCGTTGATAATCCGTTTCACTAGAACCACCCATACACCAGTAATTCAAGGAAGATCGCCCGTTGTCATCCATACACCAGTTCCTTTTCCTTACAAAAGCGAGAAAGCTGTCCCTTGGAGGTATGGGACACATGTAGTCGACGAAGGACAATGCATTGAAAGCCAATACTCTAGCCAGGATCTAGCTGTTGAAAATATATCAGGCATCGGCGGAATGACAAGGAGTGGTCGAATCTTCACGCCACCAAATTTGACGGGAAGAGGATCTAGTAATAATGAAACACCAATGGATGCAAATACTAAGGAGCATTTAAAGGGGAAAGGGGTGCAAGTAGAGGAGACCTCTGACAAGGCAGACAAGAAGGAAATCTCTGAGGAAGAGGCCTgcgaatttttaaaattcattcaacaGAGTGAATATAAGGTGGTGGAGCAGTTGAATCGCATGCCCGCTCGGATTTCCTTGTTAGAATTGCTTATGCATTCTACCTCTCACAGAAAGTTGTTGATGAAGGTACTCAGTGAGGCTCATGTCGAGCATGGTATTTCGTTGAACAAGTTTGAGGGCATCGTTGGCAACATCATCGCTAATAATTACCTCACTTTTACTGATGAGGAGATACCCACTGAGGGGAGAGGTCATAACAAGGCTCTTCATGTCTCCGTGAAATGTTTAGATCACGTTATAGCGCGTGTCTTGGTGGGCAACGGTTCCTCTCTGAATGTCATGCCAAAATCGACATTGGAGAAGCTACCCTGTGAGGGAATGCATATGAAGCCAAGCTCCTTGGTTGTGAGGGCATTTGACGGCAGTAAAAGGGTAGTGATGGGAGAGATTGAATTGCCCGTTCAAGTCGGTCCTTGTGTCTTTCAAGTGACCTTTCAAGTTATGGACATTCTCCCGGCTTATAGTTGTTTGTTGGGTCGCCCGTGGATCCATTCCGCAGGAGTTGTGCCTTCCACACTACACCAAAAGCTGAAATATGTTATGGGAGATAAGTTGGTGATAATATCAGGAGAGGAAGACCTCCTCGTGAGCGGACCATCGTCCACGCGATATATTGAGGTGGCTGAGGAAGCTCCTGAAATTGCCTTCCAGTCATTAGAGATCGTGGGAAATGCCTATGTAGAGCCATTCCTAGCAAGCCCGCGTCTGTCACGTGCTTCTATCATGATGGCCAAGGTCTTGCTGAAAGAAGGGTATATACCTGGTAAAGGTTTAGGCAAGCATGGGCAGGGGCGAACTTTCCCCCTAAAGGTCGTTCGGAATAGAAACCGATACGGCATAGGATATGAGCCCAACAAAGAGGACAAGCGAAAGTTGATGGAGAAAAGGAGAGAGCACGGTCTGGCTCGTATAGAAAGGCGTGAACCTCGGGTGGAAAAGATTGGTATTCGGGACATCAAGGAGAGCTTCCGTAGTGCTGGATGGATCAACACGGGCCATGTAGCCGCCGTGGAAGATGAAGATAGCTCTGAATGTTCAAGTTTCGTGCGGGCTTGCTCCCCAGCTGCACCACTCAACAATTGGGAAACTCTGAGTCTACCCGTGAtgcttaatttgaataaaat ATATGACaatgaaagttttgaaaataacaatgTCGATATTCCTAACTTTGAGCACCCTATCGATAATACGGAAGATGATTATGAAGATGACCCGGAACCCTCTCCAGAGCTCTTGAGATTAGTGGAACAAGAGTCTAAAGAGATAAAACCCCATCAGGAGGATGTTGAAGTACTCAACTTGGGAGAGGAAGGAGAGATAAAGGAAGTAAAAATCGGTACTAGCATGAAAAAGGAAGTGAGGGAAGGGCTGCGAGCCCTACTGAAGGAGTTTAAGGATGTTTTCGCTTGGTCTTACAAAGACATGCCAGGGTTGGATACCGATATTGTGCAACACAAGCTCCCGCTTAAGCGGGAATGCCTTCCAGTCAAGCAAAGACTAAGAAGAATGAAACCAGAAATGTCATTGAAAATTAAGGAAGAGATACAGAAGCAATTCGACGCAGGATTTCTGGCTGTGGCTAAATACCCACAATGGGTGGCAAATATTGTACCAGTGCCTAAGAAAGATGGGAAGGTTCGAATGTGTGTCGACTATCGTGATTTGAATCGTGCAAGTCCGAAGGATAACTTCCCGTTACCACACATCGACACTTTAGTTGACAATACAGCCAAGTACTCGTTATTTTCGTTCATGGATGGTTTCTCGGGGTATAATCAGATTAAGATGGCGCTTGAGGACATGGAAAAGACGACCTTCATCACGTTGTGGGGGACCTTTTGTTATAAGGTAATGTCTTTCGGGCTCAAGAATGCCGGGGCAACATATCAAAGGGCGATGGTGACACTTTTTCATGATATGATGCACAAGGAGATCGAggtttatgtggatgacatgattgCAAAGTCTGAATCGGAAGAAGAACATGTCCTCaacttaaagaaattatttgagaGATTGAGAAAGTATAAACTCAGGTTAAACCCTGCCAAATGCACATTTGGAGTGAAATCCGGGAAGTTGTTGGGCTTCGTGGTTAGCCAAAAGTGGATAGAAGTGGATCCTGACAAAGTGCGAGCGATATCAGAAATGCCTGCGCCTAGCACAGAGAAGGAGGTTCGCGATTTTCTGGGTAGATTGAACTACATTGCTAGATTCATCTCCCAATTAACCGCTACCTGCGAACCAATGTTCAAGTTGCTACGAAAGAATCAGGTTATGGTTTGGAACGAGGATTGTCAAGCCGCTtttgaaaaaatcaaacaataccTGCAAGACCCACCTGTATTGCGTCCACCCGAGCCAGGAAGACCACTCATTTTGTACTTAACTGTATTGGAAAGGTCAATGGGTTGTGTATTGGGTCAATATGATGAAGCTGGAAAAAAGGAGCATGCGATATACTACTTGAGCAAGAAATTCACAGACTGCGAACAACGATATTCATCGTTAGAGCGAACTTGTTGTGCATTAGCATGGGCCGCTCATCGCCTAAGGCAATACATGTTGAGTCACTCTACATTGTTGATATCCAAGATGGATCCTATCaagtttatttttgaaaagccCGCTCTCACTGGAAGGATAGCTCGGTGGCAGGTGCTATTGTCAGAGTATGACATCGTATACGTCACTCAAAAATCCGTCAAAGGTAATGCATTAGCAGAGTACCTAGCGCATCAACCCATCAGTGATTATCAGCCAATGCAACCAGAGTTTCCTGATGAAGATATCATGGCTCTATTCAAAGAAGGCAGGAAATACCGAGACGAAGAAACATGGATATTACTATTTGATGGAGCGTCGAATATGATGGGGCATGGCATAGGGGCAGTACTAATCTCTCCAGAGCAGCAGTATATGCCCATGACATCAAGGCTGTGTTTTGATTGCACGAATAACATTGCAGAATATGAGGCCTGCGCTATGGGTATTCGGGCGGCAATAGAGTTCAAAGTGAAAATTCTGGATGTATATGGAGATTCAGCTTTAGTCATCAACCAGTTGAAGGGAGAGTGGGAAACAAGAGACGCAAAATTAATCCCTTACCAGGCATACATCAAAGGATTAATGGAGTGTTTCGACATCATCACATTTAACCACATACCACGGGAAGATAACCAGTTAGCAGACGCGTTGGCTACTTTGTCATCCATGTTTGAGGTTGACCCGAATACAGATTTACCAGTTATTGAAATGAAGAGCCATGCGGAGCCAGCATATTGCCAGTTCATCAAGGAAGAGGTGGATGGTAAACCTTGGTACTTCGATATCAAGCACTATCTTAAGACTCAAGAATATCCTGAAAAAGCATCTGAAAACGATAAAAGGTCGTTACGAAGGTTGGCTGGTAGCTTTATTTTGAGTGGGGACATTTTATACAAGAGAAATCATGACACGATTCTCCTCAGATGTGTAGATACAAAAGAAGCCGAATTGATATTGAAAGAAGTGCACGAAGGTACATTCGGCACACACATGAATGGACACTCCATGGCTAGGAAGATTTTGAGAGCTTGTTACTTCTGGCTAACCATGGAAAATGATTGTTGTACACACGTGAGGAAGTGTGAGAAATGTCAGATGCATGTAGACAATATCAATGTATCGCCCACGACTTTGAACGTGTTGTCTGCACCATGGCCGTTTTCAATGTGGGGGATGGATGTTATTGGAGCTATAGAGCCAAAAGCGTCAAATGGACATCGCTTCATACTGGTCGCAATCGATTACTTTACCAAGTGGGTCGAAGCCATTTCTTATGCCAACGTGACTAGAAAGGTGGTGACCAGGTTCATAAAAAAGGAGTTGATCTGCAGATATGGGCTGCCTAACAAGATCATCACTGATAATGCCACAAACCTGAACAACCGGATGATGGCAGAGTTATGTGAGGAGTTCAAGATTCATCATCTTAATTCTTCTCCTTACCGTCCAAAAATGAATGAGGCAGTAGAAGCTGCTAATAAGAATATCAAGAAGATCGTGCAAAAGATGGTGGTCACCTATAAGGATTGGCATGAAATGCTTCCCTTTGCTTTACATGGGTATCGTACATCAGTACGAACGTCCACTGGTGCAACACCTTTCTCGCTGGTGTATGGGATGGAAGCAGTGCTTCCATTTGAGGTGGAAATACCATCTCTACGAATTTTATTGGAAACCCAATTGGAGGAAGCTGAGTGGGTTCAATCTCGGTTTGACCAGCTCAATCTCATCGAAGAAAAGAGACTAACAGCGACGTGCCATGGGCAATTGTatcaaagaagaatgaaaaaagcATTCGACAAAAAAATACATCCAAGGGGATTCCATGAAGCCGAACTGGTGTTAAAGAAGATATTGCCCATACAAAGGGATTTCAGAGGCAAATGGACCCCAAATTATGAAGGGCCATTTGTAGTAAAAAGGGCATTCTCTGGAGgggcactaattctcacaaGGATGGACGGAGAGGAGTTACCTTTACCGGTCAATTCTGATGCGGTAAAAAAATTTTACGCATGA